GTCTGCTGAAACTACTGATTTTATTGTTGATTGTTTAGAGGCTTGGTGGCGCGAACATCACGATAACTATCCTCAGATAGAGGGATTAGAAATTAACCTTGATGGCGGCTCTGCAGTGCGCAGTAACCGCACACAATTTATCAAGCGTATGGTTGAGTTTGTCCAAATGACACGATTATCGGTTCATCTGATTTACTATCCGCCCTATCACAGCAAATACAATCCGATTGAGCGATGTTGGGCAGCCTTGGAACAATATTGGAATGGCACTATCCTCAACTCCATTGATACGGCTGTCCAGTGGGCATCGAATATGACCTGGAATGGATTGAAGCCTTTGGTTCATTTGATTGAGGGCACCTATGAAAAGAACATTACTGTGCCCTCAGATGAGCTAGAAGCCTACAAACAACAATGGCTATGTTCTGAAGCGTTACCCAAATGGGATATCAAGATTGTGCCCAATTGATGGGTACCTTATTTATTTGTAGATCCCATAGCTCTCAGCCTTGATCTCAATAATAAAGGCATGATGAACAAGGCGATCTACAGCAACTACCATCATCATTGAGTCACGGAAGATAATGTCCCACTCCGAGAAAGGATAGTTAGCGATGATCAACAATGAGCGCCGCTTATACTGATGAGCAATCTACTCAAACAGCACTGATGATGAAACATCAGTGCTGTTTGACATCGCCAACATTATCAAGAAAAAGTAAATCAAAGCGATCAATTTTGGCCAGCGTCACTGGGAGTTGCAGCTGTTGCTTTGCTGCCTGGAGCTGCTGCACCAAGGTGATAGCACTGAAGAATTTCACTCGTTTATTCAGACCAATCATTGCTCACCTGTCGAAATCGATAAATGAGTCTTGGTTCAACCAGTAGGGCCTTAACCTATACATTGAGACGACAATTTATTCAAGCCATCTATACCGAAAGCTTGAGATTCTCCAGCCATTTTCTAGGACCAATATCTTTACGAATCTCTCGCCAAATCTGAGTAGCGGCCAGAGCACCATCCCCTGCTGCGACTACCACTTGATTCAAACCAACTTTTAAATCTCCGATCGCAAAAATCCGAGGATGGGAGGTGCGACCCAATTTATCAGTGACTAAGTTACCGCCTTTCATCTCTAAGCTCAATTCCTGAAGATAGGTGTTGTGATAGCGAGCCCCCATTGAGATTAGCCCCGTTTCCAATTCAATGACTGAACCGTTCACCAACTCTACACCTGTCATTTGGTGGTTCTCACCTAAAAACTTCTGGATGGGGGTTTCTACCAAACGATATCCATACTCTTGTAATTGGCTGCGCATCTGGCCGCTCACTTCAAATAGGCCGTGGGTAAAGATGGTGATTTTGGGCGTAAACCAACTGAGGTTGAACACCATTTCTTCAATGCTGGCTTCACTACCTGCAAAGAAGCCACAAAGTTTGTCGGTCATTTCATAGCCATCACAAATCATACAGACATGGAGGTTGTACCCTGCGTAGTCATAAACATTTTGCATATTTTCCAAGGGCAACAGATGATCAATAATGCCGCTGGCGACGATCAGATATTTAGAATAGAACTTGACGTTGCGACTGTTTTGACGACCCACCTTAACTTGGATCTCAAAGATGTTCTCTGCGTCAGTGACCTCTTCAACATAACCATCGAGGAAATCTCCCGCCAAGGAGTCATAGTGTTTTTTCCCCTGTTGCAGCAGTTTTCGTCCGGACGTATCCGGTGGCAGTCCCAAATAGTTGTGTAATGACTGCATCCAAGATGAACGAGCCTTACCTTTGTCAATAATCAGACTGGAGAGGCGAAATCGCTGTAGATAGATTCCTGCAGATAGGCCGCCTGCCCCACCCCCCACGACAATGACATCATAGAGATGGTCTAAACGTTGTTCAAGGTTGGTTCTATTGAGCTTCATCGATCTCTTTAGTTATGAGTGCAATCGGACTAAGGATAAGGAACGGAGTTAAAGGGATGCTGTTAGCTCTTGCATCAACTCAGCGATGGGAATGATCTGCTGAGCACGTCCGGCATTGGATCCAGCAAAAATTAAGCCATTTTCGACATCACCCTGAGAAGCCCTATCTAATGCCCTCACAATGCAGTAGGTCTCTTGGGTATCTCGACAGCGGCAAACATGCAAACAACTGGTCAGACAACGCTTCTCTAAATCAGGAGAATTGGCTATTGCTCGTTCAGCAAAAGAATTTCGCAACGCTCGTCCCGGCATTCCTACGGGACTAGGCACTAAGACTACATCTTCAGGGTGAGCGTGAAGGTGAAACTCTTTGTAGCGGCGATCGGCATCGCATTCATTAGTGGTAATAAACCGCGTTCCCATCTGAACGCCACTGGCTCCCAACGCCAGCATCCAGTCAATATCCGTTCGGTCCCAGACACCGCCCGCAGCAATTACGGGAATCTCTTCACTAATTTCCGCTTGGAGATAATTTGTAAGTTCAGGAATCACCTGTTTCGCGGCTAAGCGAGGGCTATTGAGATCTTCTAGTTTGGCCCCGAGGTGCCCCCCTGCCGTCTGGGGATTTTCGACAATGAAAGCATCGGGTAGGCGGTGATGTTGGCGCTGCCACTTTTGACAGATCAGTCTAGCGGCTCGTGTAGTGGACACAATTGGCACCAGCGCTACTTCGGGATGAGCCTGGGTATAGGCAGGCAATCCGAGGGGCAAGCCTGCGCCCGCAATAATTAAATTGGCTCCATGTTCAATGGCGGTACGAACCAGGGTCTCGTAATCCTGGGCAGCGACCATGATGTTGATGCCAATGATGCCCGCTGGGCTGAGGGAGCGGGCAAGGTTTAATTCGTCAATAAGGGCCAATCGATTAGCTTCGAAAAATTGTTCCCTTCTGTTGCGTCCCGCTTTCTGGCTGGGGTCAAAGTAGGGGGAGTTTAGTCCTAAACCCACTGCGGAGATAATGCCGATACCACCTGCATTGGCAACAGCAGCGGCCAGTTTAGCCCCAGAGATACGGATTCCCATCCCTCCTTGAATAATGGGATAGCGAGCTGTATATTGACCAATACGAAGGGGGGGAAGTGTATTCATGTCTTTTTCCAAATCAGTTTAGAAGTAAGTGCGTCGTTTCTAGGGTTGGAACCTGCATTTGAACGAATCGAGAGTGAGATTCCCGTTACCAGAGATTCTGTCAGGATATTAATTAAGGTCCGAGTAACTGGCCGTGGTACCCCGTAAAGGTTCGGCTCCCGTCTGGTTGAATATGAATCTCAAGTTGGTCACTCGCCCAAGTGATTTTGTCTTGGAAAGATGGATTGAAGATATGGACCTGCTGATTGCTGGAAGCAACAGGAGAATTAGGAGAGTGAATTTTTAGGGCTTCTACATATGGGCCATCAATGAGGATATCCAACTGGTCCAGCAGATTTTGGGCACCAACGGGTGCAGAGTCTGCTCGCAACTGAGCCAGCGTAAATCCTGTAAATGACATCACATTTAACCCAGCAGCTTTAACCTGATGAGCCAATTCAGTGAGGGCAGGAGCTTGCCAGAAAGGCTCTCCACCAGAAAAAGTGACGCCTTCATGGCGCGGATTGCTGAGAATCTTCTGGGCCAAAGTTTTCACATCAATTAACTGGTTAATTTCAAACGACCATGAGTCAGGGTTGAAACAACCAGGACAGGCCCGATGGCACCCTTGCATCCAGACAACAGCTCGACAGCCGGGACCATTCACTTCCGATTCATCAACATATCCCATGATGTTCAGATATCCGGGAGGAATATCCAAGAGATCTAATGATGGCAGGTTATTCAGAGTATTCATTGGCATTGATCTTGAGTAGATGATTACTAATGAGAATTGAGAAACAGCTTTAGGCGTAGCTCAATACCCGCCCCATAACGGCAAAAGATTTGAGAAAGGGACCAACCATGCGAGGATCTTTGATCATTGAGGCATAATCGCCCACCTCAAACTTGAGCTTGCCGCTCATATAGACCATGCTCAGCCCTATCATGTTTAAACCCTTGGCTTGCCATTTTTGCCAGTCCGCTGGGTTGGCCCGCAAGTCCCAGTTCAGAGTTTGATCGGTATAGGAACCAGCTGCGATCGCTCGTCCATTTTCAATGGTCAACACCCCTTTGGGTGTGGGCGCATCCTTAAATCCATAAGCGATTGTGGAATTAAAATAGACCTTATCGGAAATAAAATGGGTGAGAATAACTTCAAACGTCTATGTCGTAAGTCTTTGAGGTCGATTTTTATTCAAAAATAAAACGCTTTCCCAGTAAGGTTTTCAGCTATTTCCGATAAGGTCTCATGAATGGTTGCTAAGGCATCCGCCAATTCGGGTTCAGCATTCCACTGATTGAGATAAGTTTGCATCCACGCAGGAGAAAAAAGTTCAATCATGGGTCAACCTCTCTTTCAAAACAGTTTCAAAAGTTCAGTTCAGTACTTGCGCCCCTTTAGCTTTGGGTCGCAACAGTGTGCCATTCTTGAATCGCCTCCGGCGAGATATCAAGGGCTACAACAGAGCCATCGGTAGTCGGCAAAGAGAGCTGTACCGGAACTACGTCAGAGAGCTGAGGCAAAATCGGCTGCAAGTTATACTGACCGATATTGGGACTGGTAGGGGTACCGGTATCGATCTCTTGGGAAACATCTACGGCGGTGAACGTTTGGCCCATAGAGGTTGCGATCGCCAGCAGATGAGGATGTTCTAGTTCCACCTCACCGGGGAACCCCACCAGCCGCAGGTTTAGGGTGACTGCGCCGTTGGGACGGATGCGCTTGAATGCGATCGCCTGCCAGCTCATCCCATTCCGATCTTTGAGAGTCTGGCGAGACTGGTAGAGCATTTGGTTTGTGCTCTCTTCCTGCTGTGTAATCATAGCCGCAGCGGGTGGGGTTGCAAATCGTCCCATACCAAACAGGAACAATAGGACCAAAGCTCCTAATAGTAGAAGCCAAGAAAATGATTGACGAATATGGCACCAAATCATCGTGATTCTCCTTAAGCAATACTGGTCTAGCTCAACGACGATGAAGTCGGGCTAGGCATCTTGAGAACATATCGAACGCTATGTCATTTGAAGACTAACTTTGACGCCAAGTCTGTTGATATCTTTAAAAAACTGCTTGGGTTCAACGAGGTTCGCCTGAAACCATAAGCCAGGATGTCGAACACTTCCGTTTAAATACTGCAGCAGACAGGCCACCACAGGAATTGCGGTTAACACATACGCATCATCATGGGCTAGCCTCATCTGGATGCTTCTATTCTGTCCAGCTTGCAAGCCTTGCCCCTCTAACTGAATGACCGCGCCAAAAGGAGGCTTGCTGAAATTTCTAAGACTCCAGACAAACAATGTCTTCATCAGTGTCTTCGCCTTTTCTTTGAATACTCTCAAGACAGCCAAGTTTATCGGGATAATGATGTAGTCTGTCATCCAGTTGAATCCTGAGATGTAAAATCCAGTTTCGCTCAAAGACGGAATAGAATCTGGCAGAGACTTTAGTTCTTCTAAATACATGGGGAGGCAATATCGTTCACCGAAGCGCTCACCAAAATTGAATTTCGGAAATTTATTCATCTTCATTTCCACCCACTCCCTATTTTTCAAGATCGTCGAATTGAAGTTCATCATTTCATCCACCAATTCAAAGGTCGTGGACTCTGAGAATAATAATGTTTGCCAATCTAATTGAAAGGCGGCACTGACGTTCGCGACCTCTAGGGCATCCAATTGTGTAGCTGCATACCGCACCATCGCAGCCGGAACACCCGGATGAAAGCCACCATCGGTCATAAAGCATCTGCCTTTTTTAGCTATTTCTTCGCGGGAAGCGTTAAGTACAGCTAACTTTGTCGGGGAAGAAAGCTGTAAATCTAGATAGTCGATGACTGTATCAAGCGCTGTCCTCACAAGATTGTGGGTATACGCCATCGTGCTGGATGCGACAACCACTAGGTTTACACCAGCGAATGCTACTGCTAAGCTCTTCGGGTCAGCCGCATCAACTTGTTGACTGGAAACACGATCTGTATGGAATTCGTGATTTAAGTCAGCGGCTGATCGCTGCGCTCGACTTAGATCTCTGCCCGCCAGGATCAGTTTTAAATTGCTCTCTTGTAACAGCAATCTAGCGATTAAGAGGCCAGTGTTTCCATAGCCTCCCAGAATGATTATTTTTGTTTCCATCTTCAAATCCGATTGTGATGCCAAAGGAACGGATTCACGCCATACCATTAATAGTTAAATAGCTGACCCAGCTTTACATAAGTTGCTTGAGAATCTAGGGACCGATCTTTACTGTGATCGTGCATGAACTGCTCTATTGGAAACGGCTGTCCATGTCCGGGGTAAACCGTATTAATCGGTAAGCTGTCTAGCTTTTTGACACTGGTATGGGCCGCTCCAGGATCATCAACAATGGTCCAAAGCTCAGGTTTGTCTGTATTGCCGAGTAAATCACCGCAAAACAGGTCGCCAGTCGACATTAAGACACCGATAGATCCCTTTGAATGGCCGGGAAGATGAATGGCTTCAGCATCTAGCCCATATTCAGATAGAGTGGATCGATCTTCTAGGTATAGATCGGGCGTGAATTGATCTGCTTTGTGTAGACCGAAAAACAATCTAAATAGAACTTTAATGAGTAGATTAGGATTTTTACGATTCCAGAACATATCGCCGCGTTCGACCATACCGACATCGTCAGCGTGCATAGTGATTGGTGCATCAAATTTCTGACGGAGATATGCCGCATTACCGCAGTGGTCAATGTCACCATGAGTGAGAATAATCAGCTTTAGGCTGCCAATCTGACAATTTGCCTGTTCGAGAGCATCTTCAATAGCTTGCCGCTGATTTGGCATTCCCGTATCGATCAAAATATACCCATCATCAGTTTCAATTAGATAGCAGTTGACAGTGATGTTAAACGCAAAGGATGTTGCAATGGTTTGAATGGGTGCAGTCATCTTTTTCTCCCGCTTTTGAGTGATTTAGACTCTCGTTCTCATTGGGTAGACCGAGTAAAAATTGAGTTGCGAATTGCCCCCATTAGCTCACTTGCAGGGCTGTACCGTTTTGCAGTGACGGACTGGGATTGATGATGACGCTATCCTTCCTCTCCAATCCTGAATAGACTTCCACTGTTTTGCCCTGAATCTGACCCGTGGTAATGGGCTGAAACTGAGCCTGCTGGTCTACAACTTTGAACACTCCCGTGACTCCAAATTGTTTGACTAGCGCATCTTCAGGAATCATGAGGCCCTGGCGTGAAGCCGTATCTTGACTAGCAATGGACCCCATCTGCAACCGACCAAACATCCCTGGCAGCAAGTCTTGGGTCGTCTTCAAGGCAACCTTAACGGTAAAATTCCGAGATCTCGGATCGGCAGCAGGGATGATTTGGCTAATGCGACCTGCGATCTGGCGATTGAGTGCATCGATTTGGACTGAGACGGATTGGCCCCGTTGAATCTGGCCTACTAGAGATTCAGGGACATCAACGCTCAACCTCAAGTTTCCACTCCGTTCCAACTTCACAATCGATTCGCCGGGACCCGCCATTGCCCCCACCTCGGTGTACTTATGCGTGATTACACCCGCGAAGGGAGCTATCACCGTGCCATAGTCAAGGTTGGCTTGAGTTTGCTTAACTTCGGCCTGGGCTTGTTCAACTTGGGCTTGAGCCTGACGGATTTGAGCTTGGGCCTGAACCACTGCAGCTTGGGCTTGCTTCACCGTCGTGCTAGATTGAGTCAGTCCTGCTTTTGCTTGACTGATGCGGGCCCGAATCATTGACAAGCGGGTATTCGCTTCATCTAGACGAGACTGACTGACGGCTCCCTCGCGTCGCAGCATAGCCATCCTTTTTTGATGGAGTTGGGCATCCGCGAGTTCGGCTTGCGCTTCGGTCAGCTGGGCTTGAGCCTCTTGAACACGGGCCTGGGCCTGATTTTTTTGAGCTAGGGTAGCCAGTTTCGCTGAGTGGGCAATACTGACGGCTGATTGAGCTTGAGGAATCGCGGCAATGGCTTGCTGCTGTTGGGCTTGAATATCGCGGACGTCGATTTCAGCGATCCGTTGTCCCGCTTGAACGACATCACCTTCACGTACCGTCAGTTGACGAATTTGGCCCATCACTCGACTGGTGAGGGTGACGGCTTCAGCCGATTCAACGGTGCCCGTGAGGGTCCGATCTGTAGCTATCGGTTGCCGAGTTGCGATCGCAGTCTTCACGACCATCGGCGAAGGCGCAGCAACCGTCGGCGTCTCTCGGGATAGACGTAGATTAAAAACCCACCAGGCTGCCCCACTGGATACCGCTAATAGCAATGCTAAAGCGCTCCAGCGTGGAAGTCTCGGCCACGCCCCTATTCTTTGAGTCAAAACATCGATCACAATGACTCCATACCCTCCATATCAGCAGTATTGGTAAAAAATCCGCCTTTCTTAGATTCTGAGATAGCGCCAGAAATCAAAAGCATAAAGCGCTAGCTCGCTGAGTAAGTTGATCCATCCCAGGGGAATCAACATGCATGCCTGTTGAAAGAGCGCGCCAGCCCTCAGTGGCTCAGGACGTCCTCGCGTACCGGGTCAGGTTCCGTCGAAGGAACGGCCTCTAACAAAGACAAACCCGCGGCCCGAAGCCCCAAGCGTTCAAACCAAGGGACGGCAGCTCCCCAACGCATTTTGGCTAGAAAATAGCGTTCAAATGCTGTTTTCAACCAACCCACCCAACGCCCCCCTAGGGTAATGGCGCGGCGTCGCTGGCCTGTTTCTGGATCGGGCAACACGGGGTCGGCCAAAAAGAGTAATCCTGTATCTCCAAAGTCTGCAAAGCAGATGGCTTCCAAGGTGGGGGTAACAGGCTGATCTGAGATGGCCCCTAAGGCCAGGGCAATATTGTGAGCCACTGCCATCCCCATTGCTTCAACCATTTGTCCAGTTTTTGGCACTCCGATTGCAATCGGAGTGACCTCTGGTGGAGCCAATTGAGTGACGACACCTGCACTAAACACTGAGGGAAAAACAGGATGCTGATAGGTGGGCAATACGGGCAGAAACCCCTTGGCATCCCCTAACCCCACTGTCTCACGAACAAAGCCAGGTCCTCGAAACGAAGGCAGCAACATAGCGTACTGGAAGGGCACCGCATCGCCATTGGCCAGAATAATCTTCTTGGGTGTGACGGAGTCGATAGCGGTATTCTCCAAAACTGCCACGTCTCTGGCCGCCATCAACTCCGTCACGAGCTGGCTAGAATTTGCCATGCCGCCAATCCCCAAATGCCCCGCATAGGGTTCCGGCGTCACAAATGTAAGGGAAACTTGATCCCGCAACCCTTGCTGGCGAAGGGTGTAATCGGCCAATAAGGCAAACTCATAGGCAGGACCAAAACAGCTTGCCCCCGGCACTGCCCCCACCACTAAAGGACCCGGATTCTGTAAAAAATTTTGCCAAGCACTGTTGGCCATTAAAGCATGGTGAGGATTGCAAACCGACTGGGTAAAGCCCTGCTCTGGTCCCAGGCCGGATACCGTATCCAAGGCTAACTCAGCTCCGGTGGCAATGACGACGTAGTCATAGACCAAAGACTGAGAATCTGTATAAACAGTTTGAGTCCGAGGATTCAGGTTAACCACCGCTTCAGGGAGCCATCTTATTCCCTGTTGAATCACCAACTCTTCCAGTTCTAACTGAATCTTGGCCAGGGGAGTCAACCCCAGCGCGACCCAAGGGAGGGATGGAATAAATGTGAATTTAGAGGTATTGGAGATCAGGGTAATTTGGTGCTGGCTAGGTAACAGGTACCTCAACTCATAGGCAGTCGGTAATCCTGCCAATCCTGCTCCAATGACAACAATATGAGCCATATATAAGCCTCTCAAAGGTCAGTCTGAAAAGGATTTCAATTAATTAAGTTGCACAGGTTGAAGGGGGCTAGCCTCCTTCTAAATCTCCATAGGCTTGCAGCAAGCTGGTTGTACTAGATAGGTCACTGCAAGCAGCACTTGAGATAAAACAAGACCTGAGCTTTGATATTAAGCATTCGATTTAAGCTGATCTTCAATATATAACTAAATAACAATATAGTCAAATTTACTTTCATCAAGCCATTCCTACTTGCAGCATCAACTCCGCTTTCACCAGAGGATGCTGTTGATGACCCTACAGAAGACTGATCTAGATTTAGAGAGGTCTTGAAGGTCATAAAAGATACGCTTAGAGAATTTTCTTTGGTCCAAACAGCCGCCAAATACAACGTCTAAACCGCTCAATAAAGAATAGAGCTAGTAAGACTTACAGGATGTTATTCAAAAAATATATTGCCTTAATTACTGTATAGTTATATATTGATTAATATCATCTTACTTCTCACTCTACAAATCTAGGAGGCAAAAAAGATGACCAAAAATCAGGGTCTAATGGATCGCCTGTTTCGAATAGGTTTGGGTGGATTACTACTTTATTTAGGATTAGGCACCTATAGCGGCTTAACCCTCGGTATGGGGTTAGCGATCGCAGCCGCAATTCCAACCTTTACCGCCCTACTGGGGTTCTGTCCGATTTATCGATTGTTGGGGATTCACACTAATGCTCGTCAACTTTTCCGATAACTCTGCCCACCCTCAGCTCGGAGAATCTCTATGAACGAGAGTTTATCTATTGCTCAGCCCTCTCTCTCCCGGCGACGGTTTCTCAATTTCTTGACCGGGTCGGCGGTAGCCATCACGGCAGGTGCAACCCTCTATCCCATCAGTCGTGTTTTTGTACCCCCAAACTCCAGCAGAGGGGATGGTCGGGTTCTAGCAAAGGATGCCCTAGGCACCCCCATCCCCACTAGTCAACTCTTGGCAGAACCGCCTGGTACTCGTGCCCTCGTGGCAGGACTAGATAGTGAACCGACCTATTTAACCCTGACGACCACAGGTCAAATTGAGGAGCGGGGCATTGTCGATAACTGCACCCATTTAGGCTGCACATTTCCCTGGAATGGTGCTGCCGATCAATTCCAATGCCCTTGCCACGGATCTCGCTTTGCAGCCGATGGTGCTGTGGTGCGCGGTCCTGCCGATCGGCCCCTCAAGTTGGTGCATGTCCAAGTTGAAGGTGAACAAATCTGGATTCTGCCTTGGACCGAGCTTGACCCACGCACCGGCATCCGCCCCTGGTGGGTCAAGGCGGATACCTTCGATGACCACCCTACACCGGAAAATCTCATGCAATATACCCTTCAAATCAGTGAGCAGCTCACCGTCGCTATGATTCAGCCAACCCCGGACCAGATTCAAGATGCGGCCCAACTGGGGTTTAAGGCTGTATTGAATTTGCGATCGCCCCAGGAAGACGGCTTTCTCATCAATGAGTCCCAACTCGTGCAAAGCGCAGGTATGAACTATGCCAATCTACCCATTCATCCAGCAGACCTCTCAGAGGCCACGGCTGAGCAAGTGTTGATGATCATGGATCAGCTATCCAAACCCATTCTCTTGCATTGCAAAGGAGGGTTGCGCTCTGGTGCGATGGCATTACTCTATGAAGCTGTTCATCAGCGATGGACCACAGACCAGCTATTGGCCCAAGTCCACAAACTGGACCTGCCCCTAGCCGCACACCCCCAACTGCTGCACTTTATCCAAGACTACGTTGACGCCCAACCCCTTGGCACCGTGGCCTAGATCCATCACCACTGACCATTCATTTCTCACCCCAATTCTATTCCTACGATTATGAATAACTATCATCCACGCCGCGCTTCAGTGACTCAGATTTCGCCCTTAGCCTACACCAAACTCACGCCAACCCCACTTCTACTGGATGTTCGCAGTGCCGGAGAATACCGAGCAGAACATATCCCTAATGCCATTAATCTCAGTTTATTACGCCTGCTCATCGGCCAACTCCCCATCATCAGCCGCTGGGTCCTTCCTAATTGGTTTCAAGCCTTATCTAAGGACCAGCCCATAGGGGTGGTGTGTCTAACATCCCATCGTAGTCCCCTGGCAGCAGCCCAATTGCTCAGGGCTGGGTTCACTCAGGTATTCAATTTATCGGGTGGCATGCAGCGTTGGCGTCAGTGCAGTTTAAACACGATTTCGGGTTATCCATCTGGCTTTACAGTTACGACTCAAGGACATTTAGGGCCAAAACCCAATACTTAATCTCAACTCCATCACGCTAACAGGAGCAATAACTATGTCTACTACGTTTCAGACTCCATCGAGATTACCCACTATTTCAGCCTGGGACCAATTTTGTGAGTGGATTACCAGTACCCACAATCGACTCTATGTTGGTTGGTTTGGCCTACTGATGATTCCATCCTTATTCGTCTCAGCCATAACCTTTATGCTCGCCTGGGTGGCAGCCCCTTCTGTTGATATGGAAGGTATTCGTGAACCTATTATCGGTTCACTTCTGGGTGGGAGTAATGTGATTACTGCTGCGGTGATACCTACTTCAGCCGCAATTGGTTTACACTTATACCCTTTATGGGAAGCTACATCAATTGATGAGTGGCTCTACAACGGAGGGCCTTATCAACTGATTATCTTGCATTTTTTGATCGCTATTTGGACCTACCTGGGGCGACAGTGGGAGTTGAGCTATCGTCTGGGTATGCGGCCCTGGATCGCGATGGCTTTTTCTGCCCCAGTTGCTGCTGCCACGGCAGTGCTATTGGTGTACCCAATGGGACAAGGAAGCTTCTCCGAAGGGTTACCCCTAGGCATTTCCGGCACCTTCCACTTTATGATGGCAGTTCAAGCGGAACATAATATCTTGATGCATCCGTTTCATATGTTGGGAGTAGTCGGTGTCTTTGGTGGAGCCTTCCTCAGTGCCATGCATGGCTCTTTAGTCACCTCCAGTTTGGTTCAGGAAACCTCTAGCCTGGAATCTGTAAATACAGGGTATAAATTTGGCCAACAGGAAGCCACCTATAATCTACTCGCAGGACATACTGGGTATCTAGGACGCCTGTTTATCCCTGATATCGCCTTTCGCAATAGCCGTTCCATTCATTTTCTATTGGCGGTACTGCCCACGATCGGTATCTGGTTTACCGCTTTAGGCATCGGCACGATGGCATTCAATTTGAATGGGT
The genomic region above belongs to Acaryochloris sp. CCMEE 5410 and contains:
- the petC gene encoding cytochrome b6-f complex iron-sulfur subunit, which encodes MNESLSIAQPSLSRRRFLNFLTGSAVAITAGATLYPISRVFVPPNSSRGDGRVLAKDALGTPIPTSQLLAEPPGTRALVAGLDSEPTYLTLTTTGQIEERGIVDNCTHLGCTFPWNGAADQFQCPCHGSRFAADGAVVRGPADRPLKLVHVQVEGEQIWILPWTELDPRTGIRPWWVKADTFDDHPTPENLMQYTLQISEQLTVAMIQPTPDQIQDAAQLGFKAVLNLRSPQEDGFLINESQLVQSAGMNYANLPIHPADLSEATAEQVLMIMDQLSKPILLHCKGGLRSGAMALLYEAVHQRWTTDQLLAQVHKLDLPLAAHPQLLHFIQDYVDAQPLGTVA
- a CDS encoding DUF2892 domain-containing protein, encoding MTKNQGLMDRLFRIGLGGLLLYLGLGTYSGLTLGMGLAIAAAIPTFTALLGFCPIYRLLGIHTNARQLFR
- a CDS encoding rhodanese-like domain-containing protein translates to MNNYHPRRASVTQISPLAYTKLTPTPLLLDVRSAGEYRAEHIPNAINLSLLRLLIGQLPIISRWVLPNWFQALSKDQPIGVVCLTSHRSPLAAAQLLRAGFTQVFNLSGGMQRWRQCSLNTISGYPSGFTVTTQGHLGPKPNT
- a CDS encoding NAD(P)/FAD-dependent oxidoreductase, which codes for MAHIVVIGAGLAGLPTAYELRYLLPSQHQITLISNTSKFTFIPSLPWVALGLTPLAKIQLELEELVIQQGIRWLPEAVVNLNPRTQTVYTDSQSLVYDYVVIATGAELALDTVSGLGPEQGFTQSVCNPHHALMANSAWQNFLQNPGPLVVGAVPGASCFGPAYEFALLADYTLRQQGLRDQVSLTFVTPEPYAGHLGIGGMANSSQLVTELMAARDVAVLENTAIDSVTPKKIILANGDAVPFQYAMLLPSFRGPGFVRETVGLGDAKGFLPVLPTYQHPVFPSVFSAGVVTQLAPPEVTPIAIGVPKTGQMVEAMGMAVAHNIALALGAISDQPVTPTLEAICFADFGDTGLLFLADPVLPDPETGQRRRAITLGGRWVGWLKTAFERYFLAKMRWGAAVPWFERLGLRAAGLSLLEAVPSTEPDPVREDVLSH
- a CDS encoding photosystem I reaction center subunit IX, encoding MSTTFQTPSRLPTISAWDQFCEWITSTHNRLYVGWFGLLMIPSLFVSAITFMLAWVAAPSVDMEGIREPIIGSLLGGSNVITAAVIPTSAAIGLHLYPLWEATSIDEWLYNGGPYQLIILHFLIAIWTYLGRQWELSYRLGMRPWIAMAFSAPVAAATAVLLVYPMGQGSFSEGLPLGISGTFHFMMAVQAEHNILMHPFHMLGVVGVFGGAFLSAMHGSLVTSSLVQETSSLESVNTGYKFGQQEATYNLLAGHTGYLGRLFIPDIAFRNSRSIHFLLAVLPTIGIWFTALGIGTMAFNLNGFNFNHSLLDSSGRPIRTEADLLNRATMGLQVMHSINAHNFPLMLASTESMEIPTIPTMKS